Proteins encoded within one genomic window of Humulus lupulus chromosome 1, drHumLupu1.1, whole genome shotgun sequence:
- the LOC133817601 gene encoding transcription factor MYB80-like yields MGRIPCCEKDNVKRGQWTPEEDNKLSSYIAQHGTRNWRLIPKNAGLERCGKSCRLRWTNYLRPDLKHGQFSDAEEQTIVKLHSIVGNRWSIIAAQLPGRTDNDVKNHWNTKLKKKLSGMGIDPVTHKPFSHLMAEIATTLEPPQVAHLAEAALGCFKDEMLHILTKRRIDFVDHQLHHQSNNVSKIGSTSKQEDESTIENVKVGSSRRTMAMHEPDHMLPPNKLWDSTIAGGSIFANFVGHSCSAFFPYSDSGFQYEPSSFSNEIREDGSSWNQSMCKYTGSTTAGVADAGDRHHGRPFPEKQEENGGHDHDQSESGAGAGAGKEIRGDEAPIIFNTENVLWVLPSDHDLMHIQ; encoded by the exons ATGGGTCGGATTCCTTGTTGCGAGAAGGACAACGTGAAAAGGGGACAATGGACCCCCGAGGAAGATAACAAGCTCTCTTCTTACATTGCTCAACATGGCACTCGTAACTGGCGCCTTATCCCCAAGAATGCTG GTCTCGAAAGATGTGGGAAGAGCTGCAGGCTGCGTTGGACCAACTACCTTAGGCCAGACCTTAAGCACGGCCAGTTCTCCGACGCAGAAGAGCAAACTATCGTCAAGCTTCACTCCATCGTTGGCAATAG ATGGTCAATAATTGCTGCCCAATTGCCCGGCCGCACAGACAACGATGTCAAAAACCATTGGAACACAAAGCTGAAGAAGAAGCTTTCTGGCATGGGAATCGATCCAGTCACTCACAAACCATTTTCCCACCTCATGGCAGAGATCGCCACCACGCTGGAACCCCCACAGGTGGCTCATCTCGCAGAAGCAGCACTCGGCTGCTTCAAAGATGAAATGTTACACATCCTTACCAAGAGAAGAATTGATTTTGTTGATCATCAGCTGCACCACCAGTCTAATAATGTATCCAAAATAGGAAGCACTAGTAAGCAGGAAGATGAGTCGACCATTGAGAATGTCAAAGTTGGCTCGTCAAGGCGGACCATGGCCATGCATGAACCCGATCATATGTTGCCCCCAAACAAGCTTTGGGACTCGACTATAGCTGGTGGGTCAATTTTCGCAAATTTTGTAGGCCACTCATGCAGCGCATTCTTTCCCTACTCTGATTCTGGTTTTCAGTATGAACCATCGTCGTTTAGCAATGAAATAAGGGAAGATGGATCGTCATGGAACCAGAGTATGTGTAAATATACTGGAAGCACTACAGCAGGCGTGGCTGATGCTGGGGATCGGCATCATGGCCGTCCGTTTCCTGAAAAACAAGAAGAAAATGGAGGTCATGATCATGATCAGTCGGAGTCGGGGGCTGGGGCTGGGGCTGGGAAAGAGATTAGAGGGGATGAAGCTCCAATCATATTTAACACAGAAAACGTCTTATGGGTTTTACCTTCTGATCATGACTTAATGCATATCCAGTAG